A genomic window from Desulfuromonas sp. TF includes:
- a CDS encoding cation acetate symporter codes for MVYTQSPLAIGLFISFVLFVLGLSFYLARRTTSAAGYYAAGGNIHWFTNGIAFAGDYLSAASFLGICGMIATAGYDGWMYSIGYLAGWIVALFLVAEPMKRLGKYTFTDALDSKFNSKAIQLTAAISTLLVSVFYLIPQMVGAGVLVQPLLGLPHWVGVCIVGIVVTIIVATAGMASTTYVQFFKGALLLIMSTIVVASVLARGLSTTPADNNGNPYHDFKTLHATSSMEISEPGYAVIEGKDSAFGEAGFVKLAKDGQQTVWHVQEDPQGGYLLEETLFTAELPSGAKLYNGAEKEDGKFFPVGHIKELRIDGQEVAQTGPVGPFAYLSALKDSTIVLWGKKYIMDGETKYTVYYQKPTPGARVLRPGLKFKVDNATGTEKFNFISLMVALFCGTAALPHILIRYYTVPSQAAARKSTIVAIAAIGFFYVLTLFLGMGAMTSGVINMTDNNMSAPLLALSFGVVLFAVISSLAFATVLGTVSGLIVAASGAVAHDLMDNFLGMKMSDTGKVRAGKIVAIAVGAIAIYLGIVFEGMNVSFLVGWAFAVAASANLPAILMLLFWKKTTAQGIAASILTGLVSSLGLILISPDMWVRYGLLPSDAPISFNSPGLISIPLSFIALVVVSLITQKSAVPDIAVEGAEA; via the coding sequence ATGGTCTATACTCAGTCGCCCCTGGCCATCGGCCTTTTCATCAGTTTCGTCCTGTTCGTTCTGGGGCTCTCATTCTACCTGGCCCGCCGTACCACCTCCGCCGCGGGATATTATGCCGCGGGCGGCAATATCCACTGGTTCACCAACGGCATCGCTTTTGCCGGCGACTACCTGTCAGCCGCCTCTTTTCTGGGCATCTGCGGCATGATCGCCACCGCCGGCTATGACGGGTGGATGTACTCCATCGGTTATCTGGCCGGCTGGATCGTCGCCCTCTTCCTGGTCGCTGAGCCGATGAAGCGCCTCGGCAAATACACCTTCACCGATGCCCTCGATTCTAAATTCAACTCCAAGGCGATCCAGCTCACCGCGGCGATCTCGACCCTGCTGGTTTCGGTTTTCTACCTGATTCCACAGATGGTCGGAGCCGGCGTACTGGTCCAGCCGCTTCTCGGCCTGCCGCACTGGGTCGGCGTATGCATCGTCGGCATCGTCGTGACGATCATCGTCGCCACCGCCGGGATGGCCTCCACCACCTATGTCCAGTTCTTCAAGGGCGCCCTGCTGCTGATCATGTCCACAATCGTCGTCGCCTCGGTGCTGGCGCGGGGCCTGTCCACCACCCCGGCGGACAACAACGGCAATCCCTATCATGACTTCAAGACCCTGCACGCCACCAGCTCGATGGAAATCTCCGAGCCCGGCTACGCCGTCATCGAGGGGAAGGATTCCGCCTTCGGGGAGGCAGGCTTCGTCAAGCTTGCGAAGGACGGACAGCAGACGGTCTGGCATGTACAGGAAGATCCACAGGGCGGCTATCTCCTGGAGGAGACCCTCTTCACCGCCGAACTGCCGAGCGGCGCCAAACTCTACAACGGCGCCGAAAAGGAAGATGGCAAATTCTTCCCCGTCGGTCACATCAAGGAACTCCGCATCGATGGCCAGGAAGTGGCCCAGACCGGACCGGTAGGCCCCTTCGCCTACCTCTCCGCCCTCAAGGACAGCACCATTGTGCTGTGGGGCAAGAAGTACATCATGGACGGCGAAACCAAGTATACCGTCTACTATCAGAAGCCGACCCCCGGCGCCCGCGTGCTGCGTCCCGGCCTGAAATTCAAGGTCGACAACGCCACCGGCACCGAGAAGTTCAACTTCATCTCTCTGATGGTGGCTCTTTTCTGCGGCACCGCGGCGCTGCCGCACATCCTGATCCGCTACTATACCGTCCCGAGTCAGGCCGCCGCCCGCAAATCGACCATCGTCGCCATCGCCGCCATCGGCTTCTTCTATGTTCTGACTCTGTTCCTCGGCATGGGAGCGATGACCAGCGGCGTCATCAACATGACCGACAACAACATGAGCGCGCCGCTGCTGGCTCTTTCCTTCGGCGTCGTCCTCTTTGCCGTCATCTCGTCGCTGGCCTTCGCAACGGTCCTGGGCACCGTCTCCGGCCTGATCGTCGCCGCCTCCGGGGCGGTCGCCCACGACCTGATGGACAATTTCCTGGGGATGAAAATGAGCGACACCGGCAAGGTGCGCGCCGGCAAGATCGTCGCCATCGCCGTCGGTGCCATCGCCATCTACCTGGGGATCGTCTTCGAGGGGATGAACGTCTCCTTCCTCGTCGGCTGGGCCTTTGCGGTGGCGGCTTCTGCCAACCTGCCGGCGATCCTGATGCTTCTCTTCTGGAAAAAGACGACCGCCCAGGGGATTGCCGCCTCCATTCTGACCGGCCTGGTTTCGTCCCTGGGGCTGATCCTGATCTCCCCGGACATGTGGGTGCGCTACGGACTGCTCCCCTCGGACGCCCCGATCTCTTTCAACAGCCCCGGCCTGATTTCCATCCCCCTGAGCTTCATCGCCCTGGTGGTGGTCAGCCTGATAACCCAGAAGTCGGCGGTGCCCGACATCGCGGTCGAGGGAGCGGAAGCCTGA